A stretch of DNA from Agelaius phoeniceus isolate bAgePho1 chromosome 4, bAgePho1.hap1, whole genome shotgun sequence:
tgtgcccagccagtgGTGGGGGTATAAAAGGAGAtcagcaggagcagcggctACCATGCAGAGGAGAGCCCTAcagacagcccagctccagcctcacTCGTGGCTCTCTCCACCTTCCCAGCACCATGAAGGTcctggcagctgccctggctgttcTGCTCCTTGTGGCCATCTGCTCCCTGGCTGAGGCTGATCCCAGTGTCTCCAGAAGTGCTGCACTTTCCAAGAGGAACGGTAGGTTCTCCTTCCCCAGGAGagagccccttccccactgaTTAGACCCTCATGTCTATGGAGATGACTGGGAGCCGATGGTCATCACCAGTGCGGGGACTAAGCCTCAGAGATGGAGGTTTCCAGGGGGTGTTCCCAGAAGATACAGCACAGGTGATGGCAAATCCCCCAGGCAGAGcctctgctgcagtgtgggATCTCACTGGGCCCATCTCTCTTCCCTCACAGAAGTCAAAATCCCCACCGCCTGCTGCTTCTCCTACATGTCACGCCCCGTTCCACGCAGGATGATCAGCTCTGCCTACATGACCAGCAACCTCTGCACACAGCCAGCTGTGGTGTAAGTACCCAACATTGCTGGGATCCAGGGTGCACcagccagggcagtgccccAAGGGTGTCCAAGGTTGTCCAGGATCAGGAAGGGCATGGACAGGGACAACCAGGGTGCTGCCAGGAGGAGCTAGCAAAAGCACCCTGATGCCCTGGCTGAGTGCCTCAATACTGTTTTTCCCAACAGCCTGGTCACCACGAAAGGAAGGGAGCTGTGTGCAGACCCCCGTGCTCGCTGGGTGCAGGAATACCTGGAGCACATGGAGCTTCAGGAGTACTGactcctccctgctgctgctccagggcagagTGCTCAGCCCCTACCATGAGGACTGCAGTAAGAGTGCTTGAGCTGCATCCTtcttcaaaaggaaaatttattACAATTGGCATACACTTGTTTAACTAAACTTTGCTTTTGCATAAATGCTTGAATAAAATGTTTGGCTTGTCAAATCCTTTGGGTGTCTCTGAAGTCTCTGCTGGAACCCCAACATGACAGAAAGGACCCATGGGGAGCCTCTTgccatccccattccctggtTTCACTGCTACCCATTGTGCAGAGTGGCCCCATgacagctcccacagcccttccctctccccagcccagaCTCAGCTCCTGCATCCCAGCATGACCCAGACATACCTGTGAGGTGACACTGGCATCTCATCCATTTCTTGGGGCCCTCTCCACACAGCACATAACAAAccccctgggccaggcagccctgctgggcatCTCCCACCAGCTCTTTGACATACTTTCCCCAAAGACTAGAGGATCAGGACAGTCTGACTGCCTGACACCCCCACTCCTAGCCCCCTCCTACATTacagccccttgcagtgctggagctgaggtcctggtgctcctgggtgctgctgtccccacatACACGCTCGGTGCCACAGtgctgccagaggagcaggcaggagcaggcagcattgtccccaccactgccaccacctCTGTCCTCACACCACTGGCCAGCGCTGGGGACGCGAGTGGGACCTCTCTGCAGGTGacaccagctctgcccctgggcCACACTCTGCCCTGCACCACTTCTGCTTGGGCCAGGACACACAGAACTGTACCAAAAACTGGTCACAGAGGTAAAGGCACTGGAGAATGACATCCAACAAGCCAATATAAGCAAATGAATGGTGTCGCAGCCCCTCTCTTATTTCTAAAAATTTTTAGTGTAGTCAAAAATTCAGGGAAACAAATGCATAAAGCTGTGCACAAGTACACACAATACTAAAAGAAGACTGGGAACCTGTTGGAGTTTACAGAGCATAGAAGTTGAATTTATTTGCAGCCTGAAAACTCAATCAGTATTTCAAATGCCAAGATAGAACTATCTATTTCAAAATGACCCAAGAATACATATATACACTGTAATAATGAGACTAAAAGAAGCTCTAAATCCTAAAATTGATGTGTAGAGCTGCATAAGTTTTGGGCAAGGCTGATGGACTTCTTTCTGCATCAGTTTGCTGTACTTCAAAGCTCACTTCAACTGCTCTTCAATGCAATGTATAGTTCAATGCAATGTATAGTTCAATGCAATGCTTTTGGCCACTTCTGCAATTCAGTCTTATAGCAAAAGCTTCTAGGTTAATAACACAAAATCTCTGACCTATGAAAaatgtgaaagagaaaacacaagTCTTTTCTATTACTTACAAGGCAAAAATTACACACTGTTGTTGTAACTGTTGTTACTCCCTGGCACGCTGTTTTCACAAATCTCATTATAATTTAGGCAATCTATTGGTTCTTATAAATACACCAACCCTGGATTAAATACTGTGCATTTTCACAGCATCATGGAGTGTTTTTCCTTAATACAGCTTGACTTAATCCCCTCCCAAAACTGCCTGTTGACCACTGCACCGTTTGGCTGGCTCCTTGAGGAGGACACGCTGAGGTAGGAGGTTGGCACCATCAGGACCAAGAGCTGCACTCTGAGCACACACCACCAAGCCCAGAGCCATTCTCACACATCAGCCCTGGAGAACAacctgtgaaaaacgccaatcacttgtttttaaaattctaaaagtttaatagtaataaaatggttataaaaacagtaatataattacagtaataataatttgaacAACTGAGATTAGGACAATACAAGAcaataagaacaaagagttCCAGATggtccaggtaccttttctgggcaaaataagcctaAAAAAGGACAcatgttaacagaggattaacccttaaaagcaatagcctgttgcatattcatacacctcatatatgatgcataaattccattcagaCAAAgaattctgtctggtcatcgtcagcTTCTTCCTTTAATCCTGACAGTGTTTTCCTGCCTGAGTGAGacaggaagaagttagtttgttctgataagagagcaataaattctttttctctgaaagatttaggtgtcctgtggctgctatctcagtgcgaatcctttctttaaaaaaagtatcttacatagcatcatttctattttaacattatgttataacctaaaattatatttaacacactacttaagaaaattaatacagcataactttctaacataacacatataatattaattttaatatttgcaaaaagccaatcgtaaaacacacattttttaCAAACCCAGCCTAGGTGTCCCTGCATTTCACACAGCCCTCCTTCTGCCCGCACCACCATCCAtccctctgtgctgccctgggtaCAGGTGTTCTTCTCTGTCACCACCAAGGGGGAACCCGTTCCCATTCTTGCCTTCCATTCCTCGAACTGccacttctttttctttgaacTCTTGGGCATTGTGTTGATATCTGAAAACTTTGTTTGATGAAAGCAGCGGTGCTCGAACGCACTGTGTCCCCTTGTTCTCACACAGCTGACATCAGCACCGAGTGTTGGGGGGGAAACTACTCATAAAATGTGCCATATTCCGTATATTTTGTGAAGCAAGCACTGAGGAGAATGagaatgtgaaaaatgtgtattttatgattggctttttgccaATATTAAAacgaatattatatgtgttacgttagaaagttatgctgtattaattctcttaagtagtgtgttaaatatagttttggcttataacaaaatgttaaaatagaaactatgctatgtaggatactttttttttaagaaaggactCGCACCGAGATAGCAgtcacaggacacctaaatctttcagagaaagagaatttattgccccattatcaggagaaactaacttcttcctgcctcgctcaGGCAGGACGACGCCATTAGGATtaggaggaagaagttgacgatgaccagacagaatcctgtattggaatggaatttatgcatcatgtatgaggtgtatgaatatgcaacaggctattgtttttaagggttaatcctctgttaacgggtgtcctttttcgggcttatgctgcccagaaaaaggtacccagaccgtccgtaactctttgtttctattgcctcatattgtcctaatccaaattgtccaaattattattactttaattgtattactatttttataatcattttattactattaaacttttaaaattttaaaaacaagtgattggtgtttttctcAAGGAGAATGGCACGAAGAGAAACAGCTCAAACCGCGCTCCGCTCACGCCCCCCAGACCCAAGCCAGGCTCTGGATTTCCGGCCTTGCCCCGGTTCGTCCAGCACCAACCTCCCGTCCCCGCAGGGCATCTCGGGAGTTGTAGTTCTCCGCGCGGCGCAACATGGCGGCTGTGCGAGCGCTGCCGGCCCTCGCCGCCGCGCTGCTCCTGGCTGCCGCCGGCCAGGCCAGCAAGTACTCCCGGGAGGCCAACGAGGGGCTGGCGGCCGCCGACGGCAAGCGGCGGGAGGCCGGGGAGTTCCGGGTGGTGAGGCTGAACCAGATCTGGGAGAAGGCGCAGCGGGTGAGTGGGGTGGCGCTCGGAGGGGGCTCCGAGGTCGGGCCCGGCCGCTTCAGACACTCTTTCCCCGTCAGGGAGATGGCGAGGAGCGGGCACCGGTGTGTGAGGAGAGGCCGAGGCTGTCTGGCCCCGGCTCGGGGCTGCGATGGCTTTCGTTCTGTTCTCGGGCATGGCTATCCCCGACCGTCACGCAGCGAGCGCTCCGCTCAGCCCCGCGGCGGGCGGCTGTGCCTCCTCCCGGGACAGAGGATGTGTGTCCGAGCCCTGGGATGTGTGTCCGAGCCCTGGGAGGTGTTCACCTGCCCCTGGGTAATGCAGCAGCTAAACCGCATGGCTCCCGGGACAGGGATGTGTGTCCGAGCCCTGGGATGTGTGTCCGAGCCCTGAGATGTGTTCACCTGCCCGTGGGTAACAGGGGATGTGTGTCCGAGCCCTGGGAGGTG
This window harbors:
- the LOC129120792 gene encoding C-C motif chemokine 5-like, with the protein product MKVLAAALAVLLLVAICSLAEADPSVSRSAALSKRNEVKIPTACCFSYMSRPVPRRMISSAYMTSNLCTQPAVVLVTTKGRELCADPRARWVQEYLEHMELQEY